In Cheilinus undulatus linkage group 14, ASM1832078v1, whole genome shotgun sequence, the genomic stretch aaaactcaaattaaatctcgactagagttcaccaaaaggcaatgtgggagactccatggtcgagtggaagaaagttccttggtctgatgagaccaaaatggtgctttttggccatcagacggGACGCAAAGTTTGGACGACatcaaacacagcacatcaccacaaacacaccatccctgcAGTgaagtggcagcatcatgctgtggagatgcttcgtGGCAGtcggccctgaaaggcttgtaaaggtagacaGTAAGacgaatgtggcaaaatataggaaaatcctggagaacaatTTTGTTTAGTTTGAAAGAGAACTACAGAttgagaaatgtattttccagcGTGACAATAAGGCAAAgtatacagtgaaagctacatagaaatgatttaaagacaacaaagggaatgttctggagtgggaAAAGGCAGTTCCTTGGAAATCCCATTAAGACCCATATTAGAATGCCCATTTTGAattagaaataaacatgtttataacCTGATTCAAAGTCCAGTTTGGCCTGAGCTGTTGTCTTTGTTAGTAAACACATTTAAGgaacaaatatttgtttaacTTTTGTGGGAGGGTTGTAgtttttaaagttgggcagttgatccattttcaatcacaaTTTTGGCTCCCCACAATCATGTAAACAAGATAATCgtgattaaacattttgttaccCACATAGCATAATTGCCAAAGTCATATTTCAaggtttcagaaaaataaggcACATCAGCAGTGTTAGGAAAGTATAGTAAGGCAGATATCATAACTTGGTCCAAAAAATGCTACTATTTAATTATGCTATAAGGTGATGTGCTGTATGCTGAGTCACACTTGTTTATCTATAAAACTATGAGTTCAACATGTcgtaaacatttcagtgtttgttaTAATATTTTATATCATAGTGGTGCATCACCACTACTTcaaaaacacagtaaatatGTTTGATTGACCCCCCTTTCAATCAAAATAACTGGGATTGGGATTTTTTCCACAGCAAAGCAGCCCTTGTAGCTTAATGCCAGAGGGCTAGGGCAGGTCCTGAGGGCAAGCTTaataaaaactttttcataGGTTTAGACTCTGTATTTACagtattcagttttttttaaatataaaactgaTGTACGCATACAAGCAATTCatttactttaactttttacttCAGCAACACTCTAAAGGCTCAAGAATGTTCTTCAGACTGATAGGATCTTTGTCCTGCAGGTAAACAGAGATGAACTTGATCTTCAGGACATCAAATCATTTGTTGTAACCTTATCTGTTTGATAAGTGCCTTAGCCTAAGGCCAGATGAGTATAACAACCTTACGGGTTATTCCTTCCTCCGTGTGACTTTGGTGCCCTAGTCAGTGACCTGAAATGCAGAGTTGGTTGGTTAAGCTGAGGCTACATTCCTCTTTATGGTCTCATTTTTGCATACAGTTAAACATTAATACCAGGAATCCACCAGGCGGACATGAGACAGCCAGGACCTGGCAGGCTTTTAGTCATCAAAGGGATCAAATGTATATATGGTTGATTACCAagaatttcagtcacataactCAAGTTTGCCTAGTTTGAACCTTGATTTGCAAACATAGGCTTTCACGTGACAGTAGATATCCAAACAAAGACTTCTGTTACCTGGACTACTCCTCCTGCACTTATTTCACCAATCACATTCAAATCATTGATACCCCTTCAGGACAGTGAAGTTGTGCtccttttttaatcatgaaaatGTTCACCTCAGCTCTGCCCACCCAGTTTAGTCTTCGCGGCTTTGAAAAGTGGACTTCCTGGTTTTCTGTGAGCTACTCACTAACAATGGGATCGCTTGTAGTTCATGCTGTTAAACAGAATTGTGAAAACAGCAAAAGCAACAACTCTAAAGTAATAAAGCACTGTGATTTCTAATCAACTAATTTACAAACCCATTCCACTAAATTTGATGTGcgtcttcttttaacaacagtctgttaatgtctggaaagtgaggagaccagtagccagagttttgggagaggaacgttgtcccattcttgtctgatgtaggattctcaCTAtttaacagtcctgggtcttctttgctggattttttttgctttatgattcaccaaatgttttctattggtgaaaggtctggactgcaggtaggccagttcaggacctggacccttctactgtgaagccatgctgttgtgatagatgtggtATGTAGTTTAGCATTGTCTCACTGAAAAGTGCAAGGCCTTCTCTAAAAGAGGCgtcgtctggatgggagcatagtTCTAAAACCTCTGTATCCTTTACAGCACTGATACTGCccttccagatgtgtaagctgtccgtgccataggcactaatgcaaccccatactatcagagagaataaagcttttgaactgtgccagGAAAACAAACTGGATGGTCCCTTTCCTCTTACATCCACAGGACACTGTGTCAGTAGTTTccaaaaagactttaaaatttTGGTTCATCTGATGaaagaacagtttttcattttgcctcagtctattttaaataagctttggcAAAGAGACGtcagcatttctggatccttCTCACTTATGGCTTCTTCTCTTCATGATATGGCTTTTACCTGCATTTGGGGATGGCACgacaaactgtgttgacagacaaggatttctggaagtgttccttagccaatgcagtgatttccagtacagaatcatgtctaGACAAAagtgacctttggccttgtctcTTGTGCACAAAGATATCTCTAGATTCTCTGAAATTTTTGATAATATTATGTACTGCAGATGCTGTGATATGAAAAGTCTTTATAATTTTACTTTGAGAAACATTTTCTAGAATTGTTCCACACTATGAGATGCTGTTTTTGCAGATTAgcaaacctctgcccatctttacttctaagctgcctctctaaaatgttccttttatatTCAGTCATGTTCCTGACCagttaccaattaacctaattccAAATggtcctccagctgtttttcatttgtaccaCTTTGTTTTCAAGGCTTTTGTTGCAGtttctctactttttttttttagatgtgttgctgccatcaaattcaaaatgagccactgtattttccatgaaatggcaaaattttatctaaattttacacagcagtccaacttttttggaattgcgGTAGTAATTTAGCCATGATATAATGTTAATATTTTCTTAACTGTAGTGTTTCCCTCTTGAGAGTTATTAAAAAGAGAGTagaaattaaaagtgaaagtgTAAAAGTAGACCTACAAAATAGGAACAACATTGTGGATGTGTAACAATTAGCTACAAGTCTTCACAGTCTTGGGTTTTTAGGtgtttacactttaaaataaaatatccatgcatttaatttacacaaaaatgagttttcctttttaagttTTACATTAGGGtcatatttaatcagaataGGGGAAGAACTGATTTCATGATATTACTGatgctcagagctgcagactTTCTTAAAACCGACGTCATGTGACGTGGGAGTGTTCGTGAGTCCGGAAATAAACAGCTCCTTCAAGTCAGAAGTAAGGTAAAGTTTAAACTTTTATATGACTGTTCTCAGCTTTAGGGATGATATAACGGGACATAATCATTAACACGGTTAAACTGTATTTTAATGCACTGTCACGTTAGGGGAAGACGGAAACTATCAAAATTTTTTCTTCACAAGACGACAGAAATCTCGTAAAATTGTAATACGACCTTGATTGTGACCGAAAGATTACTGTTGGTTACATGTTGGAAATAACAGGAGAAataattacttaaacttcagcAAAGACAATCGTTCACAAGCTAACAATGGTTATTTGCACAGCCTTACTGTCAGTGCAGAGCTTCCGTGATTTCCGCATAGTCTGTTTCTACCTGACAGTTACTGAAGCAGAATAAACAGGCAAATATACATTCACAAACGGACAGAAGGAGTTAAACTAGTTTTATTAAAGTTAAAGCAACGATGTAAAGTTCATTTAAGTTGTATATTATTGCTGACAGACGTTGCAGCGTTGGTTATCTTCGTGGAAGTATTTTAACAGATGGTTTGTATACCGGTGTTACGAATTACGGTGCTACCGTGTTATCTGAGGTCTGCTGGCAGACGGTCTTGAGGAAAACTCCCGTTTCCGATGTAGTTACAACACATGTTGTAGACAGAAAGTGTCCTAACGCATACCTTGTTTAGTTCCAAAGTATGTTTATTGAAATAAGTCAACAACAGGTATTTGTAAGGACACTCCAATGTGTGTCGTCACTACGACAACTGCAGGAGCATTCGGCTTGAAGTCGCCAGTGAACACGGTCACACCTTAAACCAAAACACTGGCAATGGTCTCTGATTTTTAAGTCAGAAGTTCCCTAACTTACAGAAGCCAGCCATAACCCATAACTTCCCCCTGCTAAACAGGCTAAAATGACAGCCAACAGGCCCACTGTATTACAAAACACTTTTGAAAATGCGACAAATTGACGAAGTTCAAGGGAATTTATATGTTTATCTGACAACAtaaacacaggtgtctttttaaTGGCTTTCTTCCATGTCAGGTCTGCGATGCTAGTTATTTAAGCCTATTTATGGAACTTTGAACTGTTAATATTTTGGccaagtttaattttttaacatctgCTATCTTTTGTTGGAAGCAATTTCatctaacctggcacaccagatggatgtgtgaaacacatgtgtttcatgtgtttcacacatccatctggtaaaccacccatagacagcgttggggaaagggcagagcctttgaaaaaaaaaactctttgaaaggaacatgcatttgtgggatgagcagcaaagctgagTATGTGCTTTGCACCTATGAAAAAGTTGCCAAATTGTCTCTGCtgatgccaaacagcttattttactgtaaaaaaaaaaaaagttaatcaaAAGTTTTTAAGGAGGTGGGCTTaaattatccatccatcttcttgtGCTTATGTGGGGTCAGGTTGCGGCAGGGCTTGAATCAGCTTTTGAATTATTTGTCTTTGGATAATCAGTTTGAGACACTTCAGTCAGCTTTTAGGGTACATCACTACACTGGAACAGCGCTTATAAAGGTGATGAATGATTTGTTATTGACTGATTACTCAAAGGTTATCATCTGTTTAATGCTTTTCTGCTTTTAATACTGTGGACTTCTAAGGTCTTACCTGTCAGAGAGATCTCAATGTGTCTTATACAGCAGTGTTTTCTTTGAGTCCTGTTCTGTGGGGCATGTGGTGCCACAGGGGCCTGTATCTGCTCCCCtgttgttttcactctgacacgTTTGGGTCAAATTGGCCACTTTAACAGATGTGTATAGTTTGGTTTTAAACCTTTGACTAATGGGGTTTCTCATTGGGGCCAAAGTATTTTGACAAGGTGGAGAAGGGAAttgaaaaacagcacagatttttgttgttttgtttggcATAAGATCATATACACCTTCCTTGTAGACTTTACTGTCATATATTACTTCTATGAATTTTGTTAGTCATGTCACACTGAAATGATATGTTAAACACATGAAATGACAGAATGTGTTGTTGTGTCCTAACAGCTGTCCATCATGGCGTACcaggctgggattcctcaggagccCAGTGCTTTGGTTAACAGCATCAGCTCCAACATCCAGAAGATTACACTGCTGAGTAATAAAAactatacacacacaaacactgacatttcACCCACTCTAGTGACTCAGGTTTATGAATCATGCTAAATATGTGCAGATAATTcagcagagataaataatgTCTGTTCACTTTCTTCCTTAACAGCCTCTGAGCTGCAAAGAGCCGTCTCCCTGCTGGGCTCCGATCAGGACAGCAGCCAGTTAAGAAACACACTGTGAGTTGTGGGGGGGCTGAGTTGTGTTTGCAAAATTAGAAACAGTCCAAACAGTTGGGTGAGAAAAGGTTTGAAAATGCGTTGAACAACATATGTCCAAATAATCATTCACAGTAAATCACAAAGGATTAATTCTCCTTGAGTTTACAAAGCCAATCCATGCCAGTGCTTACACAGTAACAAGACAAATATGCTGTACATTTAAATCCAAGCTAAGATGGTAGATGAGTCTACCACATATTTTCAGGAATTAGCCTTTCAAATGTCTGGCCAAAGTGTCTGCACTTttacaaaatgacacaaaaatatctATTGTTTATCAGGCAACAGAAACAGCAGCAAGGCAACCAGTTAGCAAAGGAGACCGACAGACTGATAAAGGCTTTCAGTGCACTACCTGTTGGCCCTGATCAGgtactgaaaccatgacttcTGTCTTAACTATAAATAGGTAAGtatttcatctgttttcttGGGTACCAGAATGTTTGATTTGTGAATTGTctgtgaatgtttgtgttttagcgACAAAGAAAGATACAGAAGGAGCGTCTGTTGAATGAGTTTTCCATCGCCCTGAACAGCTTCCAAAAAATCCAGCGGCAGGCGgctgacaaagagagagagtttgTGGCCAGAGTGAGAGCCAGCTCCAGGGTGTCTGTGAGTAACCTGCTGCATAGGCCAGTATGTAGACAAGTGTTAAACATACATTTAGGAGGGATTAACTGTACAAATATCAGCTGGTGATGTCAGCAGTTGTCACACAGGGGGTCATTATTGGTGTTTCTACCAAGCAGCAAACTCAGTGGTTGAGTTCTAGTCTGCACAAGCAGGTATTTTCTGAAAATACTCATGTCCACACACAATATGTTCTCAAAAACATCTTCCTCCGCATGAAAAGATGAAACAAATGCTCTGTTACATATGCTATACATAGTTTAGTCAAACATCTCTGCTCATCGACATAGTGGGAGACCAACTGTGTGGTTATGTGTAAGCATGTCAAAAGTCCAGTTAGCAACAAACACTGGCACCAGTACATGTTTGGCTACAACCACCATTACCATGGCAAGAAAGAAAGTAATAACATCCCACAGCAGTGAcatcaaacagaggagaaaccaGTGCACTGTGTAAGCTTACAAGTCAAAAACTCTGTTTTCCTTGTCTACACATAAAGGCTGTAAGCAGAGTTTCTAAATGTATCACCCTGAAAGAAGTTTTCAGTGACCTAAAACACTGTTTATGTGTGTACAAAAGGCCTCCACCAATGTTCATAATACTTTTAGAAAGATGTTTTAATTTGGGTCACTTTTagctgcagtgtgaatgtagccttaTTTGCATTCATGTAACCAGAGAAACCCTATTGAGTGTCTTGGCCAATAAGGTAGCAGTGCACATAACAaaattacagacataaaacagaGCAATCACAAACACAGCTCAACCAAATCTTattcacagagcagaaagtcataAGTTGATTTTTCTACAGCCTAAGTAATCTTCTTCCAGCTTctgtaatttagttttaaaaagattttaaaaagagacCAGCTCCACCGGACACTAATTTTTATGCAGCTGAtgccaggctgcaggagcagtaaaactgaaactccttttacccattttgaagACGGATTTGGGGGCAGATAGAAAAAGCAAGTCTTGTGACTTGCTTTTTCAGAGTGAAGACTGCTGCCATAACAGTTTACATTAATAAGTCATACAAGTTTTGTGAAAGCAGGTTTAGTAAAGCCTTATAAATAGTGGTATGGCAATGTTGTAACCTAGGAGTGGCCAGCGAAGGCCAACCGACTGAACCATACACCTTCATTGTCATGCCCCTCTTTTGGTAAAATTTAACAACATGAATTTAGAACTCAAAGCAAATCAAGGGCAATTTTTTTAGCCAGCATGCACTACAAAAAATCACTATCTTCACACACAGATGGAgcagtgttttaatgttaagTAGATGAATAATTTTTAGTAGAGTTAGTTATAAAAATTTCAACCCAGGGCacattcttgttttttgtttctttgcatttgttgtataattttgaaagttttacagGATAGAAGTCTAGCATTACTTTGGAGCAGGCTATGGTCCTAATTGCACCTGCTGTAAACGAAGTTTCCCCAGGAGACATTTGCTTGGCAACTTTGACCCTCAGTGCTTATGTCACAGCAAATAAAGTGTTGTTTGTTCATGTTGATAAGCAGGTACGGTTTGTTACTGTTGTAAATGATAACACAAATCTTGGCTTGGTAATTGAGCtcactgtttttctgttttgtgccTTATTCCTCCTATATTTAAAGAATTTTATTGTCcctgcagctttaatcaagcATTTACCCATACGGAGAGTTAAGCATGTCCTCTTCCTAATGTTTAcaataaaaagccttttttttctttgaccaGGGAGGACAGCCTGATGACAGCTTTGGACATGTTTCTCCTTTCCCTAGGTagcttttc encodes the following:
- the stx7l gene encoding syntaxin-7, with protein sequence MAYQAGIPQEPSALVNSISSNIQKITLLTSELQRAVSLLGSDQDSSQLRNTLQQKQQQGNQLAKETDRLIKAFSALPVGPDQRQRKIQKERLLNEFSIALNSFQKIQRQAADKEREFVARVRASSRVSGGQPDDSFGHVSPFPSDSQVQAQSEAITEEDLRLIQERETAIRQLESDITDINDIFKDLGMMVHEQGDMIDSIEANVEKADVNVQSATQQLARAAEYQRSSRKKICILMIVLAVVAVIIGLIIWGALRN